Proteins encoded within one genomic window of Deltaproteobacteria bacterium:
- a CDS encoding transcriptional repressor, translating to MTIEEKIARLKEKGILLTIQRYAILEFLQGNKLHPTVEEIYQSLRGVYPAISRATVYNTLELFKQQGLIQEITIERDKVRYDYRIEPHHHFLCRRCGQVYDVEVKGCPIAERERVDGHKVEELRPYIIGICSECLKEGGDAGAA from the coding sequence ATGACCATAGAGGAAAAGATCGCCAGGCTCAAGGAGAAGGGAATCCTGCTGACCATCCAGAGATACGCTATCTTAGAGTTTCTCCAGGGCAATAAACTCCATCCCACGGTCGAAGAGATCTACCAATCCTTAAGGGGGGTTTATCCCGCCATCTCTCGAGCCACGGTCTACAATACCCTTGAACTATTTAAACAACAAGGGCTTATTCAGGAGATAACCATCGAACGGGATAAGGTCCGTTACGACTACAGGATCGAACCCCATCACCACTTCCTCTGTCGTCGATGTGGTCAGGTATATGACGTAGAGGTGAAGGGATGCCCTATTGCAGAAAGAGAGAGGGTGGACGGTCATAAGGTAGAGGAGTTAAGGCCCTACATCATCGGCATATGCTCAGAATGTCTCAAGGAGGGGGGAGATGCCGGAGCTGCCTGA